The following coding sequences are from one Halobacteriovorax sp. JY17 window:
- a CDS encoding 4Fe-4S dicluster domain-containing protein, with protein MILERELYKSISTTRAISKSLRAYTLASLKFILKRKSKVEKEERERGLPELSSTSSCHGCNDCRTICPTDSFELVNKEDKLTHLFLDVRKCIFCGLCEEVCDPKVLTLTDYRSLASHGESSWIIDLAQKNVQA; from the coding sequence ATGATTCTTGAGCGTGAATTATATAAATCAATTAGTACGACTAGAGCGATATCAAAGTCCTTGCGTGCCTATACTCTTGCTTCTCTAAAATTTATTCTTAAGAGAAAATCTAAAGTTGAAAAAGAAGAGAGAGAAAGAGGTCTTCCTGAATTAAGTTCAACTTCAAGTTGTCATGGGTGCAATGATTGTAGAACAATTTGTCCCACGGATAGTTTTGAGCTTGTAAATAAAGAAGATAAATTAACTCATCTCTTTCTTGACGTAAGAAAGTGTATTTTCTGCGGTCTCTGTGAAGAGGTATGTGACCCTAAAGTTCTAACTTTAACTGATTATAGAAGTTTGGCTTCTCATGGGGAAAGTTCTTGGATAATTGATTTGGCTCAAAAGAATGTTCAAGCATAG
- a CDS encoding NADH-quinone oxidoreductase subunit C has product MTIHNELSTAFLNKLTIKSDLNTLIVDESKDLKGTLKKLRDNFGFIMLLDIVGLDNSKKSIEASDKRFQLSYILLNMEEHFRLQVLINLNIDRNEILPSASTLWTNALWCEREVWEMFGISFGEKSEQRLLTPKNIIGFPLRKDFELSIDENFDFAEEVFEKNLGIPKFKENLLDEVSIGPIHPGLKGAMKMNFEVEGDFILRSKIDIGFLHRGVEKSCESMLYGQISTVTDKLNFFSSAANSVGWCKAVESLAGIDIPEKAKAFRMVICELARISDHSHCIASMIKATGIFEGVQISLRIVDKVSKLFLALNGSAKGNHLSCIGGLNFKQPLGWSNDCLDELKEIHSLCNDLSYHLNRANFWKDRLQTSLLNAYEAIDLGVTGPNLRSCGVNYDIRKVSPYYFYEDVDFEIPLGINGDSYDRFLVRVEEMRQSLKIISQVLDSLPAGKLRVEKSALNLGLLTFAPKTSSIYSMSEAVNGELGFYIESDSSNKPYRVKIKSPSFFSVQAFSRMLPGSRLDDCMISLSSMNIVAGEMDR; this is encoded by the coding sequence GTGACAATTCATAATGAACTTTCCACCGCATTCTTAAATAAACTAACGATAAAGAGTGATTTAAATACTCTGATTGTGGACGAGTCTAAGGACCTTAAAGGAACTTTAAAGAAACTCCGAGACAACTTTGGCTTCATTATGCTCTTAGATATTGTAGGTTTAGATAATTCTAAGAAGAGTATAGAGGCGTCAGATAAGAGATTTCAATTAAGTTATATTCTACTTAATATGGAAGAGCATTTTAGACTGCAAGTTCTTATAAACTTAAATATTGATAGAAATGAAATTCTTCCGAGTGCTTCTACTCTTTGGACGAATGCTCTTTGGTGTGAGCGAGAAGTTTGGGAAATGTTTGGTATATCTTTTGGAGAAAAGAGTGAGCAGAGATTACTCACTCCTAAAAATATCATTGGATTTCCTCTTAGAAAAGACTTTGAACTTTCTATTGATGAAAATTTTGATTTTGCTGAAGAAGTATTCGAAAAGAATTTAGGAATTCCTAAGTTTAAAGAAAACCTCTTAGATGAAGTTTCTATTGGACCTATTCACCCCGGCCTAAAAGGCGCAATGAAAATGAACTTTGAAGTCGAGGGAGACTTCATACTTCGCTCCAAAATAGATATTGGTTTTTTACACCGTGGAGTGGAGAAGAGTTGTGAAAGTATGCTCTATGGGCAAATTTCTACAGTTACTGATAAGCTAAACTTCTTCTCAAGTGCCGCTAACTCTGTCGGATGGTGTAAAGCTGTGGAGTCCTTAGCCGGAATTGATATTCCTGAAAAAGCAAAGGCCTTTAGAATGGTCATTTGTGAGCTTGCTCGAATCTCTGATCACTCACATTGTATTGCCTCAATGATTAAAGCAACAGGGATTTTTGAAGGAGTTCAAATTTCTCTTCGAATAGTTGATAAAGTCAGTAAGCTCTTTCTTGCCTTAAATGGTTCAGCTAAGGGGAATCACTTAAGTTGTATTGGTGGATTAAACTTTAAGCAACCTCTTGGTTGGAGTAATGACTGCCTTGACGAGTTAAAGGAAATACATTCTCTTTGTAATGATCTTTCTTATCATTTAAATAGAGCAAACTTCTGGAAAGATCGTTTGCAAACATCTTTATTAAACGCTTATGAAGCAATTGACCTTGGAGTGACGGGACCAAACCTAAGATCTTGTGGCGTAAATTATGATATTAGAAAAGTTAGTCCTTATTACTTCTATGAGGATGTAGATTTTGAAATACCTCTGGGGATAAATGGTGATAGTTATGATCGCTTCCTTGTTCGTGTCGAAGAAATGAGGCAATCTTTAAAAATTATTTCACAGGTCCTTGATAGTTTACCAGCAGGAAAGCTCAGAGTTGAAAAAAGCGCTCTTAATCTTGGGCTTTTAACATTTGCACCAAAGACGTCTAGTATTTATTCAATGTCTGAAGCGGTCAATGGCGAACTTGGTTTCTATATCGAATCAGATTCAAGTAATAAACCTTATAGGGTAAAAATTAAGTCTCCTTCTTTCTTCTCTGTTCAGGCATTTTCTAGAATGCTGCCTGGATCAAGATTAGATGATTGTATGATTTCATTATCATCAATGAATATTGTGGCCGGGGAGATGGATAGATGA
- the nuoB gene encoding NADH-quinone oxidoreductase subunit NuoB produces the protein MAKRPELRFDKVQSPTGIDSLALTTSADTFLNKFNNWVNTHSTVPFTFATACCSSEYYSIFDDQYPEDNFFPEKLEAQNSDLLIISGSVNLKMYPILKSIYHEMPKKKWVVVIGACPMSGGPFSSYNIVSDVSKDIPVDIFIPGCPPGPKEIAHGMELLKERMRRGVMACDNS, from the coding sequence ATGGCAAAGAGGCCTGAGCTAAGGTTTGATAAGGTTCAATCCCCAACGGGAATTGATAGTCTTGCGTTAACCACAAGTGCTGATACATTTTTAAATAAATTTAACAATTGGGTGAATACCCACTCCACGGTTCCGTTCACTTTTGCAACGGCCTGCTGTTCAAGTGAGTACTATTCAATTTTTGATGATCAATATCCCGAAGACAACTTCTTTCCTGAAAAATTAGAAGCTCAAAATAGTGACCTGCTCATTATAAGTGGATCTGTAAATTTGAAAATGTATCCGATCTTAAAGAGTATTTACCACGAAATGCCAAAGAAGAAGTGGGTTGTTGTCATTGGTGCATGTCCAATGAGTGGAGGACCATTCTCTTCTTATAATATTGTTTCAGACGTCTCAAAAGATATTCCTGTTGATATTTTTATTCCTGGATGTCCTCCTGGTCCAAAAGAAATTGCACATGGAATGGAATTATTAAAAGAGAGAATGAGAAGAGGAGTTATGGCCTGTGACAATTCATAA
- a CDS encoding PIN domain-containing protein: protein MAYLLDTNIIIALLHKKEPINSTLRSKQPDELFISGITIGEIYYGVEKSNANYKQKNLIAREAIMNLFKHNFMDKNVCEEYGKIKAELFATKSYSPNNENDIWIAAHARAGSFVLITENLKDFQSITGLRIESWSTTPPTSIQT from the coding sequence ATGGCCTACCTGTTAGATACCAATATTATTATTGCTCTTCTTCACAAGAAAGAGCCTATTAACTCAACTCTTAGATCTAAGCAGCCTGATGAGTTATTCATCTCAGGAATTACTATTGGTGAAATCTACTATGGAGTTGAAAAGAGTAATGCTAATTACAAACAGAAGAATTTAATTGCAAGAGAAGCAATAATGAACTTATTCAAGCACAACTTCATGGATAAAAATGTTTGTGAAGAATATGGAAAGATTAAAGCAGAACTATTCGCCACAAAGAGCTATTCTCCAAATAATGAAAATGATATTTGGATTGCAGCACACGCAAGAGCGGGATCTTTTGTCTTAATAACTGAAAACCTTAAAGACTTTCAATCTATTACCGGCCTAAGGATCGAATCATGGTCAACTACCCCTCCAACATCAATACAAACATAG
- a CDS encoding AbrB/MazE/SpoVT family DNA-binding domain-containing protein: MSAIKETTLFMNGRSQSIRIPAEMRLDGEKANIQKIGNILIVTESNASNPFLALDLAQSLISDDFMTDGRDLRHIHERENN, encoded by the coding sequence ATGTCAGCAATTAAAGAAACAACACTATTTATGAATGGCAGAAGTCAGTCTATAAGGATACCAGCAGAAATGAGACTGGATGGTGAAAAAGCAAACATTCAAAAAATTGGAAATATCCTTATTGTAACTGAATCCAATGCGAGTAATCCATTTCTAGCTCTTGATCTAGCTCAAAGCTTAATTTCAGACGACTTTATGACTGATGGACGTGACTTAAGACACATTCATGAAAGAGAAAATAATTAA
- a CDS encoding PilZ domain-containing protein: MEVQITKYYLIQSSGKVLKYCDIFEIVSLLESEELEGQSYVFDLRLREWLTVDNLAVLRDTNYQFKESAKRDRPSFNPPHKLPVGEFQSQKDSDYEYLLRYTRKLSKINEVKELSMSDKTETYLEAQLEKVTCDLNEKNTELLNIKSISLDFEEVICRLKSENSNLSLEIAKLEDENISLIEEREDLKKSSEKDIEILKAEYEKEITLCDDIQKINFKLSERNKTLAYALKLERSQRAELKSLMEKRDESSLKSSYSEELLSKAMDYFLHGPIGGDKEILEKKIALLNKELKELDEFYNIKIQKLKREFREESQTQAKHSSEEQESINILQKERDSLEFKYNNLLDLNEVLNEKMAKLEESAKFNALNSDTQEDFKEKYINLASKFKKLEKSYKELEEQSKTKKAPDSATKYLKEELIKAREQVTSFETRLKELSLENDSLKDQKSGVLKSDKKLNHLITNLRSDNKTLIEKYHVLKERTAKYKVAYNDLSEGHKKLKLELKETRLKFSEMTSKTSAIIDSLKSKVEGAKNNYSEKIKELEEVKDREKTLMFKIEEFKKEEVEAKEAQVSLEVEADSTSKADEELKRLIGDSFEVPNSKVWMIQNEEKAVSGPFEFSEVYHMKINGELDGNIKIKKGVDPYRVKADIFELSVPVITHGEGDSIRYFINRTSMRVPFYELITFEINGVEHRGYCTSLSLGGIFLELNELSDDFVIDKTGRVLFSAGAVDSPFQCVAQVKNISKSRPKGLGLMFVDLPDQARVDISFYINNYLNKTKQAA, encoded by the coding sequence TTGGAGGTCCAAATTACTAAGTATTATCTAATTCAGAGTTCTGGTAAGGTTTTAAAATACTGTGATATTTTTGAAATCGTATCCCTTCTTGAAAGCGAAGAGCTTGAAGGGCAGAGCTATGTTTTTGATTTAAGACTTAGGGAGTGGCTTACAGTTGATAACCTCGCAGTCCTAAGGGATACGAATTATCAATTCAAAGAATCTGCAAAAAGAGATCGTCCATCTTTTAATCCTCCTCATAAACTACCTGTGGGTGAGTTCCAATCTCAGAAAGACTCTGACTATGAGTACCTTCTTAGGTATACAAGAAAGTTAAGCAAAATTAATGAAGTGAAAGAACTTTCGATGAGTGATAAGACGGAAACTTATCTTGAAGCGCAGTTAGAGAAAGTTACTTGCGATTTAAACGAAAAGAATACTGAGCTTCTAAACATTAAATCTATTAGTCTTGATTTTGAAGAAGTCATTTGTAGGTTAAAAAGTGAAAACTCTAATCTAAGCTTAGAGATAGCAAAGCTTGAAGATGAAAATATTTCTCTTATTGAAGAAAGAGAAGATCTAAAAAAGTCTTCAGAAAAAGACATCGAAATTTTGAAAGCAGAGTATGAAAAAGAAATTACTTTATGTGACGATATTCAAAAAATAAATTTTAAATTATCGGAAAGAAATAAAACTCTCGCTTATGCTTTGAAGCTAGAGAGAAGTCAAAGAGCAGAGCTTAAGTCTTTAATGGAAAAAAGAGATGAAAGTAGTTTAAAATCCTCATATAGTGAGGAGCTTCTTTCTAAGGCGATGGATTACTTCCTACATGGGCCTATTGGCGGTGATAAGGAAATTTTAGAGAAGAAAATCGCTTTATTAAATAAAGAGTTAAAAGAATTAGATGAATTCTATAATATAAAAATTCAAAAATTAAAAAGAGAATTTAGAGAAGAGTCTCAAACTCAGGCGAAGCATTCATCTGAAGAACAAGAGAGCATCAATATTCTACAAAAGGAGAGAGACTCTCTTGAATTTAAGTATAATAATCTACTCGATTTAAATGAAGTTTTAAATGAGAAAATGGCAAAACTTGAAGAGAGCGCTAAGTTCAATGCTCTTAATAGTGACACTCAGGAAGACTTTAAAGAAAAGTATATTAATCTTGCTAGTAAGTTCAAGAAATTAGAAAAAAGCTATAAAGAACTAGAAGAGCAAAGTAAAACTAAGAAAGCTCCTGATAGTGCAACAAAGTACCTTAAAGAAGAGTTAATAAAAGCTAGAGAGCAAGTAACTTCCTTTGAAACGAGATTAAAAGAGCTTTCACTGGAAAATGACTCCCTTAAAGATCAAAAGAGTGGTGTTCTAAAGTCTGACAAGAAGTTAAATCATTTAATTACTAACCTTCGATCTGATAATAAAACACTGATTGAAAAGTACCATGTACTTAAAGAGCGTACGGCTAAGTACAAGGTCGCTTATAACGATTTGTCTGAAGGTCATAAGAAATTAAAACTAGAGCTTAAAGAAACTCGTTTAAAGTTCTCTGAAATGACTAGTAAGACGAGTGCTATAATTGATTCTTTAAAATCAAAAGTAGAAGGCGCGAAGAATAACTATTCTGAAAAAATAAAAGAGCTAGAAGAAGTTAAGGATAGAGAAAAGACTCTAATGTTTAAAATAGAGGAATTTAAGAAAGAAGAAGTTGAAGCTAAAGAAGCGCAAGTCTCTCTTGAAGTAGAAGCTGATTCAACAAGTAAGGCCGATGAAGAGCTTAAGCGCTTGATTGGTGATTCATTTGAAGTTCCAAATTCAAAGGTTTGGATGATTCAAAACGAAGAGAAAGCTGTTAGTGGTCCATTTGAATTCTCAGAAGTTTATCATATGAAAATTAATGGAGAGCTTGATGGAAATATTAAGATAAAGAAAGGGGTAGACCCTTATAGAGTAAAGGCCGATATTTTTGAGCTTTCTGTCCCTGTTATCACTCATGGTGAAGGGGATAGCATTCGCTACTTTATCAATAGAACATCAATGAGAGTTCCTTTCTATGAGTTAATTACTTTTGAAATAAATGGTGTGGAACATAGAGGCTATTGTACGAGTTTGAGTCTGGGAGGGATATTCCTAGAGTTAAATGAATTAAGTGATGATTTTGTTATTGATAAGACTGGTCGAGTTCTCTTCTCGGCCGGAGCAGTTGATTCTCCATTCCAGTGTGTCGCTCAGGTAAAGAATATTTCTAAGTCTCGTCCAAAGGGGCTTGGCCTTATGTTTGTAGACCTTCCTGATCAGGCGAGAGTAGATATTTCCTTCTATATAAATAATTATTTGAATAAGACAAAGCAAGCAGCTTAA